Proteins from one Leptonema illini DSM 21528 genomic window:
- the cas3 gene encoding CRISPR-associated helicase Cas3', with translation MRQEDGGQWRIQPLADHLIGTARLCRKFASAFGMGGLGHVIGLLHDLGKYKAAFQERIKGRSGYDPEAHVSRVDHATAGGLWACKHLGSGIGTLAAFPIITHHTGLQNLMDMRHRLSDEGRENQALAEVENVMEESVAAQVKQTDIEQENISRFGSNKALLVRMLFSALVDADSLDTEAFMAPMKSDLRLSSVHVSADAPSQISHLHKHLIASIERLEGGSQDTSVNRLRREIRKEALSKAALVPGFFSLTVPTGGGKTLTSLAFALAHACLHGKRRIIYSIPFTSIIEQTADVFRRALGDAGDDAILEHHSSVEPETENARSLLLSENWEAPIIVTTNVQFYESLFANKRSRARKIHNIVNSVVILDECQTIPPDYVNPILALLKELVRNYGVTVVFCSATPIAFQPVKTANHSYEGVVNVREIIPNQQALFDQLKRFDLHLPSDWTTPTPLEELGDAINAERQALAIVNRKADARELFEHIIGTKVHLSTFMCPAHRKLKLAKVRSLLNNDQPIRVVSTQLIEAGVDIDFPVVYRALSGLDSIMQAGGRCNREGLMTEPGRVNVFVPPKPSPPGYLRVTEEIGRIVLQESGGEIGPQQIENYFERLFWRRGGHDGGLLDKHQIQRKSDALLFEDVGKMRIIDEDTVPVLMPFGRGKELRSELKRLRTDQLERGFVRQLQLYSVSLNREIFNRFSAAGVIETLHGAFHVLTNDDLYSDDTGLSVDDPAEHDPASLIV, from the coding sequence GTGAGGCAGGAGGATGGGGGTCAGTGGCGAATTCAGCCACTGGCAGATCACCTGATCGGAACGGCACGACTGTGCCGCAAGTTTGCATCAGCCTTCGGGATGGGAGGCCTCGGGCACGTGATTGGACTACTGCACGATCTGGGTAAGTATAAAGCGGCGTTTCAGGAGAGGATTAAGGGAAGGTCCGGCTATGATCCGGAGGCCCATGTCAGCCGCGTCGATCACGCAACGGCCGGTGGGCTGTGGGCCTGTAAACATCTTGGCAGCGGAATCGGGACACTGGCCGCCTTCCCCATTATAACACATCATACAGGCCTCCAGAACCTCATGGATATGAGGCATCGTCTATCGGATGAAGGCCGCGAGAACCAAGCTCTCGCAGAAGTTGAGAATGTTATGGAAGAGTCGGTGGCTGCTCAGGTTAAGCAGACGGATATTGAGCAGGAAAATATCAGCCGATTTGGAAGCAACAAGGCGTTACTGGTCCGCATGCTTTTTTCTGCTCTTGTTGATGCGGATTCGCTTGATACGGAAGCCTTCATGGCACCGATGAAGTCCGATTTGCGTCTCAGTTCTGTGCATGTATCTGCGGATGCCCCCTCACAGATAAGTCATCTGCACAAACATCTTATCGCTTCCATCGAACGATTGGAAGGCGGATCGCAAGATACATCCGTTAACCGCTTGCGACGTGAAATTCGAAAGGAAGCCCTGAGCAAAGCAGCCCTGGTGCCCGGCTTCTTTTCTCTGACGGTACCAACTGGTGGAGGGAAGACCCTGACCTCTCTGGCTTTCGCCTTAGCGCATGCCTGCTTGCACGGCAAACGACGCATCATCTACTCTATTCCATTCACAAGCATCATCGAACAGACGGCCGATGTCTTTCGTCGAGCCCTCGGTGATGCTGGTGATGACGCCATCCTCGAACATCATTCGAGCGTTGAACCCGAGACGGAAAACGCACGCAGCCTGTTGCTGTCTGAGAACTGGGAAGCGCCGATCATCGTCACAACCAATGTTCAGTTCTATGAATCTCTATTCGCCAACAAAAGATCACGGGCACGAAAAATCCACAATATCGTCAATAGTGTTGTAATTCTGGACGAATGCCAGACGATTCCACCGGACTATGTGAACCCCATTCTTGCGCTGCTTAAAGAGCTTGTTCGCAACTACGGCGTAACGGTAGTATTTTGTTCTGCCACACCTATCGCCTTTCAACCTGTTAAGACTGCAAACCATTCGTATGAGGGAGTGGTTAACGTACGTGAGATTATTCCAAACCAGCAGGCTCTGTTTGATCAACTGAAACGATTTGATCTGCACCTGCCTTCTGATTGGACAACACCGACTCCTCTCGAAGAGTTAGGAGATGCCATTAATGCAGAACGTCAGGCGCTGGCTATAGTGAACCGGAAGGCCGATGCCAGAGAACTCTTCGAGCATATTATCGGAACGAAGGTCCACCTGTCAACATTCATGTGCCCTGCTCATCGCAAGCTAAAGTTGGCCAAAGTGCGTTCGCTGTTGAACAACGATCAGCCGATTCGCGTTGTCAGTACGCAATTGATCGAGGCCGGAGTGGATATCGATTTTCCTGTCGTGTATCGAGCCCTATCGGGCCTTGATAGCATTATGCAGGCCGGAGGCCGCTGTAATCGCGAAGGACTCATGACAGAACCGGGCAGAGTCAATGTATTCGTCCCGCCGAAACCATCGCCACCGGGCTATCTTCGTGTAACCGAAGAGATCGGTCGTATCGTTTTACAGGAATCCGGTGGTGAGATAGGGCCGCAACAGATCGAGAACTACTTTGAACGGCTCTTCTGGCGAAGAGGAGGCCATGACGGCGGCCTTCTGGATAAACACCAGATTCAGCGCAAATCCGACGCCCTCTTATTTGAAGATGTTGGCAAAATGAGGATTATCGACGAAGATACTGTTCCCGTTCTTATGCCGTTCGGTCGGGGAAAAGAACTGCGCAGTGAATTAAAACGATTGCGAACGGATCAGCTGGAGCGGGGCTTTGTTCGTCAGCTACAGCTTTATTCCGTCTCTCTAAATCGGGAAATCTTCAATCGATTCAGTGCGGCCGGAGTTATTGAAACACTGCACGGCGCCTTTCATGTTCTGACCAATGATGATCTTTATTCTGATGATACCGGTCTATCGGTGGATGATCCCGCCGAGCATGATCCGGCCAGTCTTATAGTATAG
- the cas5c gene encoding type I-C CRISPR-associated protein Cas5c encodes MAKSKTLKIKVWGENACFTRPEMKVERVSYDVMTPSAARGILEAILWKPAISWRIERIDVLNEIRWQSVRRNELGSKIPFSNVTKAMKDGKGSLALYIEEERQQRAGLFLRDVAYVIHAHFSLSDRKGPADNIKKFEEMFERRVSKGQCHHFPVMGNREFPAFFAPADDGERPHPVDRDLGFILYDMEFGVWDENSSDYESARPRFFRARLESGSMVVPAWDSAEVLG; translated from the coding sequence ATGGCAAAATCGAAAACGCTAAAAATAAAGGTTTGGGGTGAAAACGCCTGCTTTACCCGACCTGAGATGAAAGTGGAGAGGGTTTCGTATGACGTTATGACTCCCTCAGCTGCAAGAGGAATCCTCGAAGCTATTCTCTGGAAGCCCGCCATCTCATGGCGTATAGAACGGATCGATGTGTTGAACGAGATTCGCTGGCAATCTGTGCGGCGAAACGAACTCGGGAGCAAGATTCCATTCAGCAACGTCACGAAAGCAATGAAGGACGGCAAAGGTTCTCTCGCCCTCTACATCGAAGAGGAGCGACAGCAGAGAGCCGGCCTCTTCTTGAGAGATGTAGCCTATGTCATTCATGCACACTTCAGCCTTTCAGACAGGAAGGGGCCTGCCGACAACATCAAGAAGTTCGAAGAAATGTTCGAACGGCGAGTCAGCAAAGGGCAATGTCATCATTTCCCTGTGATGGGGAATCGCGAGTTCCCGGCCTTTTTCGCACCGGCGGACGACGGTGAACGGCCACACCCCGTCGATCGAGATCTCGGCTTCATACTTTACGATATGGAATTTGGAGTTTGGGATGAGAACTCCAGCGACTATGAATCGGCACGGCCACGCTTTTTCAGAGCACGACTTGAAAGTGGAAGCATGGTCGTTCCCGCATGGGATTCAGCGGAGGTGCTCGGATGA
- the cas8c gene encoding type I-C CRISPR-associated protein Cas8c/Csd1: MILQRLNQYYERKLAEEDIAPPGYEYREIPYLIILTNKGAFVRFESQYLDEKRKRSRRYLVPKSVERSSNTNPNLLWDNAKYILKEPDKQAAFLVRLKSFRAYCDDDALDALIRLLGNNGDGWQKDPLYSEIIAEKNDPALTFKLDNDSDIICVRRRIMDSRFTNPYDFDEQFDNPSLPVDGFCIVDGNNASIAKIHPTITGVRETNQNRGNIVSFNKDKGAFDSFGKQQGFNAPISKKAAFAYTTALNTMLSSERRQRMYVGDTTIVFWGEKGSKLEEDGFLGLFTDPEHEKGRQKEAELQRLESLRFLLESPKSGKRPLDEETTGFYVLGLGPNSARISIRFWYEGSVAQTAANLRQYFQDLQIVKPEFESGFLSLKRLLRSTAVREEEKNIVPELSSRLFQAILRSEPFPRIVLDRALARIKADHSEFAERNLFPRVALIKAYLNRMGRTGRIPGFQEVTTDMDEENQNIGYNLGRFFAVLERAQEAANPGINTTIRDRYFTSACTRPGTVFPVLVNLSMHHVSKAGGGLEVYFEKLKAKVLGNVSRFPLVLSLEDQGHFALGYYHQRQAFFTKKEGGKE, translated from the coding sequence ATGATCCTACAGAGACTTAACCAGTATTACGAGCGTAAGTTAGCCGAAGAGGACATTGCTCCACCGGGGTATGAGTATCGTGAGATCCCCTACTTGATCATCCTGACGAACAAAGGCGCATTTGTCCGCTTTGAAAGCCAATATTTGGACGAGAAACGCAAGAGGTCCCGTAGATATTTAGTGCCAAAGTCCGTGGAGCGAAGCAGCAATACGAATCCGAACCTCCTCTGGGATAACGCCAAATACATCCTAAAGGAGCCAGACAAGCAGGCTGCTTTTCTGGTTCGGCTAAAGTCCTTTCGTGCATACTGCGATGACGATGCTCTGGATGCCTTAATAAGGCTTTTGGGAAATAATGGTGACGGCTGGCAAAAAGACCCTCTCTACTCAGAGATCATCGCTGAGAAGAATGATCCAGCCCTGACATTCAAATTGGACAATGATTCGGATATTATCTGCGTTCGGCGGAGAATTATGGATTCTCGCTTTACCAATCCCTACGATTTTGATGAACAGTTCGACAATCCCTCCCTTCCCGTTGATGGATTTTGTATTGTCGATGGTAACAATGCCTCGATAGCAAAGATTCATCCGACTATTACCGGTGTTCGCGAAACAAACCAGAACCGCGGAAACATCGTTTCCTTCAACAAGGATAAGGGAGCTTTCGATTCATTTGGCAAACAACAGGGATTCAACGCCCCCATCTCAAAAAAAGCTGCCTTTGCGTATACGACGGCCTTGAATACGATGCTGAGTAGCGAACGACGTCAACGGATGTACGTCGGTGATACTACGATTGTGTTCTGGGGAGAAAAAGGAAGCAAGCTTGAGGAAGATGGATTCCTTGGCCTGTTTACCGATCCAGAGCATGAAAAAGGCCGACAGAAAGAGGCTGAGTTACAGAGGCTTGAATCTCTGCGCTTCTTGCTCGAATCGCCTAAATCCGGGAAGCGGCCGCTTGATGAAGAAACCACAGGCTTCTATGTGCTGGGCCTCGGACCGAATAGCGCCCGTATTTCAATTCGTTTCTGGTATGAAGGAAGCGTTGCTCAAACGGCGGCAAACCTTCGACAGTATTTTCAAGATCTTCAGATAGTGAAGCCCGAGTTTGAAAGCGGCTTCCTTTCGCTGAAGAGGCTTCTGAGAAGCACGGCCGTGCGCGAAGAAGAAAAAAATATCGTGCCCGAACTATCGAGCCGGCTGTTTCAGGCCATTCTGCGATCTGAACCATTTCCGCGCATCGTACTCGACCGAGCGCTTGCGCGCATCAAGGCAGATCATTCCGAATTCGCTGAACGGAACCTGTTTCCGCGTGTGGCGTTGATCAAAGCATATCTCAATCGAATGGGACGTACCGGGCGCATTCCCGGATTTCAGGAGGTAACAACCGATATGGATGAGGAAAATCAGAACATAGGTTATAACCTGGGCCGGTTCTTTGCTGTGCTGGAAAGAGCTCAGGAGGCGGCGAATCCAGGAATCAATACAACGATCCGGGATCGCTACTTCACATCTGCATGCACACGACCGGGTACTGTATTCCCCGTTCTTGTGAATCTCAGCATGCATCACGTTTCTAAAGCTGGCGGCGGATTGGAGGTCTACTTCGAAAAGCTGAAGGCTAAGGTGCTCGGCAATGTTTCAAGATTCCCGCTTGTACTGAGTCTTGAAGATCAGGGACATTTTGCTCTGGGGTATTATCACCAGAGGCAGGCATTTTTCACGAAGAAAGAAGGAGGAAAGGAATGA
- the cas7c gene encoding type I-C CRISPR-associated protein Cas7/Csd2, whose protein sequence is MSAISNRYEFVYLFDVKDGNPNGDPDAGNMPRIDSETGHGLVTDVSLKRKVRNYVGITKRYEPPYDIYIKEKAVLIEAHEKAYKELGVDLEKDDKKRKGGDRVPEARSWMCKNFYDVRSFGAVMALKVNAGVVKGPVQLSFARSVDPVLQFEHSITRMAVATKEEAESQGGDNRTMGKKHTVPYGLYRSHGFISAFYAEDTGFTEEDLQLFWNSLTNMFDHDRSAARGEMSARRLIVFKHIGEGESARLGTHPAHKLFDTVTVHRKSDGPPRSYADYEVKIDEAAIEKLKGKIELLDLI, encoded by the coding sequence ATGAGCGCTATTTCGAATCGATATGAGTTTGTTTACCTGTTCGATGTAAAGGACGGGAATCCAAATGGAGATCCTGATGCCGGCAACATGCCGCGCATCGACTCCGAAACGGGACATGGGCTCGTTACGGATGTAAGCCTCAAGCGGAAGGTACGCAACTATGTGGGTATTACAAAAAGGTACGAGCCACCTTACGATATCTATATTAAAGAGAAGGCTGTGCTCATTGAAGCACATGAGAAGGCATACAAAGAGCTCGGAGTAGATCTTGAAAAGGATGATAAGAAGCGAAAAGGCGGCGATCGCGTCCCTGAAGCGAGAAGCTGGATGTGTAAAAATTTCTACGACGTCCGCAGCTTTGGCGCCGTAATGGCGCTCAAGGTCAATGCCGGTGTCGTTAAAGGGCCGGTTCAGTTGTCTTTTGCAAGAAGTGTTGATCCAGTTCTTCAATTCGAACACAGCATTACGCGAATGGCCGTGGCAACGAAAGAAGAAGCCGAATCTCAGGGTGGCGACAATCGCACTATGGGCAAGAAGCACACGGTTCCCTATGGTCTTTACCGATCCCACGGATTCATCTCTGCCTTCTATGCCGAAGATACAGGTTTCACTGAAGAGGACCTCCAGCTATTCTGGAACTCCCTGACAAATATGTTCGATCACGATCGTTCGGCCGCTCGGGGTGAGATGTCCGCTCGTAGACTTATTGTTTTCAAGCACATCGGCGAAGGCGAATCTGCGCGACTTGGCACACATCCGGCGCATAAACTGTTCGATACCGTTACGGTTCACCGCAAATCCGACGGCCCACCCCGCTCCTACGCCGACTACGAGGTCAAGATCGACGAGGCGGCCATCGAGAAGCTCAAGGGTAAAATCGAGCTACTTGATTTGATCTGA
- a CDS encoding nucleotidyltransferase family protein, with translation MQPSVAADALRIHINAEGEPMTLEAEARKRMVACLTETPIESAYLFGSYATGQAEADSDVDILVKLPPEVNLLQLAKIKRSLEKATGKRVDLLTEEGIAPDIRPFVNRQKILIYERHR, from the coding sequence ATGCAGCCGTCTGTAGCCGCAGACGCTCTGCGAATACACATCAATGCCGAGGGGGAGCCGATGACTCTGGAAGCGGAAGCAAGAAAAAGAATGGTCGCTTGCCTCACCGAGACGCCGATTGAATCGGCCTATCTGTTCGGCTCTTATGCAACGGGGCAGGCCGAGGCCGACAGCGATGTCGATATCCTCGTAAAGTTGCCGCCGGAAGTAAACCTGCTGCAGCTTGCGAAGATCAAACGGTCCCTTGAGAAAGCAACAGGGAAAAGGGTCGATCTTCTAACCGAAGAGGGCATTGCACCTGATATAAGGCCTTTCGTGAATCGTCAGAAGATCCTGATTTATGAACGACATAGATAA
- a CDS encoding HepT-like ribonuclease domain-containing protein, translating into MIELDSFLSGIDSSKTFQENRLVRSACVRQLEVIGEACGALSPEFVEENSIEDWQAWKAMRNILIHQYFGVDYHRVYSVIIEEIPRLKSLVASLLE; encoded by the coding sequence ATCATCGAACTGGATTCTTTCCTGTCCGGGATCGATAGCAGTAAAACGTTTCAGGAGAACAGGCTTGTTCGAAGTGCATGCGTTCGACAGCTTGAAGTGATCGGTGAGGCCTGTGGTGCCCTGTCGCCAGAGTTTGTTGAAGAGAATTCTATAGAAGATTGGCAGGCATGGAAAGCTATGCGTAACATTCTCATCCATCAGTATTTTGGCGTGGATTATCACAGAGTCTACTCCGTGATAATTGAAGAAATCCCGCGACTGAAGAGCCTTGTCGCCTCCCTGCTTGAATAA
- the cas4 gene encoding CRISPR-associated protein Cas4, producing the protein MHEFTDNEIVPISAISHHLYCPRQNALIHTEGVFLDNDLTVSGNIGHTFVDEEKGYDDHGIRKETSLRVYSDRYGLSGIADIVEFPTKGPPFPIDYKNGRIASWKNQEAQLCAVAICLEERLGVEVPAGAIYHVQSKKRHTVRFDEELRVITLTAVEEIRSALTSNTVPEARPGKICRRCSLQSLCLPTLGGHSRDDIFLPAASEEATTESVQKRAKKSTKKRK; encoded by the coding sequence ATGCATGAATTCACAGACAACGAGATCGTGCCCATATCGGCCATCAGCCATCATCTGTACTGCCCGCGGCAGAATGCGCTGATTCATACGGAGGGAGTCTTTCTCGACAACGACCTCACCGTTTCGGGAAACATCGGTCATACCTTTGTCGATGAAGAGAAAGGCTACGACGATCACGGGATTCGCAAAGAGACAAGCCTGCGAGTCTACAGCGACCGCTACGGACTTTCCGGTATTGCCGACATTGTGGAGTTTCCAACAAAAGGGCCGCCGTTTCCGATCGACTACAAAAACGGTCGCATCGCATCCTGGAAGAATCAGGAGGCCCAGCTCTGCGCCGTTGCCATCTGCCTCGAAGAGAGGCTTGGAGTCGAAGTACCCGCCGGCGCTATTTATCATGTTCAATCAAAGAAGCGGCATACGGTCCGTTTCGACGAAGAACTGCGCGTCATTACGTTAACCGCCGTCGAAGAAATTCGATCCGCCCTGACTTCCAATACCGTACCGGAGGCCCGTCCGGGCAAGATCTGCCGTCGTTGCAGTCTACAATCCCTCTGCCTGCCCACGCTGGGCGGCCACTCAAGGGATGACATCTTCCTGCCGGCAGCCTCTGAAGAAGCGACGACGGAGTCTGTGCAAAAGCGAGCAAAGAAGAGCACGAAAAAAAGGAAGTAG
- the cas1c gene encoding type I-C CRISPR-associated endonuclease Cas1c, with translation MPSIRLNTLYVTTDGLYVHHEGDLVLVERKRETLLKIPLHHLEGITLLAHSSVSPSLLQKCMKKGVPVTYLTERGRFLGRLEGAHPGNVLLRKEQFRQSEHDNRKLVFARSFIAGKIQNSRLNLLRSARDSSNEEAQAALRSVASDLERRLTMLAAASDVNSVRGYEGDAARVYFSAFSHCILQQKDDFHFDRRTRRPPRSRLNALLSFGYALITSDCVSACQAAGLDPYVGFLHEERPGRPSLALDLVEELRPFVDRFVFTLINRKQIQAQDIIEKPGSVYTLSDSGRKIFLTAYQTRKQEEITHPLLEMKCRVGEIFVLQARILARAIRGDIEGYIPFVWR, from the coding sequence ATGCCGAGCATCCGACTGAATACCCTCTACGTAACGACCGATGGACTCTATGTACACCATGAAGGGGATCTTGTTCTCGTCGAACGCAAGCGCGAGACGCTTCTCAAGATACCGCTGCATCATCTTGAAGGGATAACACTGCTCGCACATTCTTCAGTGAGCCCCTCTCTATTACAGAAGTGTATGAAGAAAGGAGTTCCGGTCACTTATCTTACCGAGCGCGGACGATTTCTTGGCAGATTGGAAGGAGCGCATCCCGGTAACGTTCTCTTACGCAAGGAGCAATTCCGTCAGTCCGAACACGACAATAGAAAGCTGGTTTTCGCGCGCTCGTTTATCGCGGGGAAAATCCAGAACTCTCGCCTGAACCTTCTGCGATCGGCAAGAGATTCGTCGAATGAAGAAGCGCAGGCGGCGCTGAGGTCTGTGGCATCCGACCTGGAGCGCCGGTTAACGATGCTGGCCGCGGCATCGGACGTAAATTCCGTGCGCGGATACGAAGGCGATGCGGCCAGGGTCTATTTCTCGGCCTTCAGTCACTGTATTCTGCAGCAGAAAGACGATTTTCATTTCGACAGGAGGACGCGAAGGCCGCCTCGCTCACGTCTGAACGCCCTTCTCTCCTTCGGCTACGCTCTGATTACCAGTGATTGCGTCTCGGCCTGTCAGGCTGCCGGCCTTGATCCGTATGTCGGCTTTCTGCATGAAGAACGTCCGGGTCGGCCGTCGCTTGCCCTTGATCTTGTCGAGGAACTCCGACCGTTTGTGGATCGGTTCGTTTTTACTCTGATTAACCGCAAGCAGATCCAAGCCCAGGACATCATCGAAAAACCCGGCAGCGTCTACACGCTGAGCGACTCGGGCCGCAAGATCTTTTTAACGGCCTACCAGACGCGCAAGCAGGAAGAGATCACGCATCCGCTGCTTGAGATGAAATGCCGCGTCGGCGAGATATTTGTCCTGCAAGCCCGCATTCTGGCCCGCGCTATTCGCGGCGATATCGAAGGTTACATCCCGTTTGTCTGGAGGTGA
- the cas2 gene encoding CRISPR-associated endonuclease Cas2, with amino-acid sequence MFFLVCYDVETVTKEGRRRLRRVAKVCESHGQRAQKSVFECRMELSLYLQFEERLRSIIDTESDSLRIYQIDEDSVRKIKQFGQTGLRDFEEPQIV; translated from the coding sequence ATGTTTTTTCTCGTCTGTTATGACGTTGAGACCGTGACAAAAGAAGGTCGACGACGATTGCGTCGAGTAGCGAAGGTCTGTGAAAGTCACGGCCAGAGAGCTCAGAAATCCGTTTTTGAGTGCCGCATGGAGCTATCTCTCTATCTACAATTTGAAGAGCGCCTGCGTTCCATCATTGACACCGAAAGCGATAGTCTGAGGATCTACCAGATCGATGAGGACTCTGTTCGAAAGATCAAGCAGTTCGGGCAAACCGGCCTGCGAGACTTCGAAGAACCTCAGATCGTATAA
- a CDS encoding response regulator yields MSHSTHILLVEPDDTLRFTMEKQIGYFGFSVQSITSVDELRSVEEAPAVLVISLGEEEGNAAMAVSEFKFRLGHLPILFLSDKSDFETRLQIVRLGGTAFLQKPAAIHQIVEELDRLSAPAPDYEGRILFVENGNPFTDAYAKALREAGLDVYSLFDPADIDVIIDDFVPDLILLNLYYPECLGMEMAAILRQKPSNASVPIVFLSREQNLSRHLAAIQRGGDDFFIHPVDTDHLVTSLMARIRRTRVLRELTIRDAMTGLLNHSTFNERLEQAIRQHGRNSAPFAFAMVDIDNFKRINDGYGHAAGDQAIRNLARTLKQSLRPVDTLGRFGGEEFAILMPVEEPGEAFRIMDGIRQKFSRIQHSHGGHTFQCTFSCGIAMYPDFSGMAELGETADEGLYIAKDKGRNSVILIQKQNGNLLVSTGSVGN; encoded by the coding sequence GTGTCGCATTCAACACACATCCTGCTTGTGGAGCCCGACGACACGTTACGCTTCACGATGGAAAAGCAGATCGGCTATTTCGGATTTTCCGTTCAGTCGATCACAAGCGTGGATGAGCTGCGATCGGTCGAAGAGGCGCCGGCCGTGCTTGTGATCAGCCTCGGCGAAGAAGAAGGCAATGCGGCGATGGCCGTTTCAGAATTCAAGTTCAGGCTTGGCCACCTTCCCATCCTATTTCTCTCTGATAAGTCGGACTTCGAAACCAGGCTGCAAATCGTGCGGCTTGGCGGAACGGCCTTTTTACAGAAGCCCGCCGCCATCCATCAGATCGTCGAAGAACTCGATCGCTTAAGCGCCCCCGCTCCCGACTATGAAGGCAGAATCCTGTTCGTCGAGAACGGCAATCCGTTTACCGACGCCTATGCAAAGGCGCTGCGCGAGGCGGGCCTGGACGTCTATTCGCTCTTTGATCCGGCCGATATTGACGTCATCATCGACGACTTCGTTCCCGATCTGATTCTTTTAAACCTCTACTACCCGGAATGCCTCGGCATGGAGATGGCCGCCATCCTCAGACAGAAGCCGTCGAACGCCTCGGTGCCCATCGTCTTTCTTTCGCGCGAGCAGAACCTTTCGCGACATCTGGCCGCCATTCAAAGAGGAGGCGACGACTTCTTTATCCATCCCGTCGATACCGATCATCTTGTGACGTCTCTGATGGCGCGCATCCGCCGCACGCGAGTGCTGCGAGAACTGACGATTCGCGACGCTATGACGGGCCTTCTCAATCATTCGACGTTCAACGAGCGACTCGAACAGGCGATCCGGCAGCACGGTCGGAACTCCGCCCCGTTTGCCTTTGCCATGGTCGATATCGACAACTTCAAACGCATCAACGACGGCTACGGACATGCGGCCGGCGACCAGGCCATACGTAACCTGGCGCGCACGCTGAAGCAGAGCCTGCGTCCCGTCGATACGCTCGGACGCTTCGGCGGAGAGGAGTTCGCCATCCTCATGCCTGTTGAAGAGCCGGGTGAGGCCTTCCGCATAATGGACGGCATCAGACAGAAGTTTTCGCGCATCCAGCACAGCCACGGCGGACATACGTTTCAATGCACGTTCAGCTGCGGCATCGCTATGTACCCGGATTTTTCGGGCATGGCGGAGCTTGGCGAGACGGCCGATGAAGGCCTTTATATAGCGAAAGATAAAGGACGCAATAGCGTCATCCTGATACAAAAGCAAAACGGAAATCTTCTCGTCAGCACGGGAAGCGTCGGAAACTGA
- a CDS encoding flavin reductase family protein produces the protein MIVDLSSLSPNQVYHTFTQTLIPRPVAWVLSDNGDGSHNLAPFSYFTGVSSAPPILMISVGKKPDGSIKDTWRNVDERGHFVVHIAHRELAKPVSDSAASLPHGESELKQLQLETVPFEEGISPLPRLKDCRIAFVCEKERIIEIGNVPQGLIFGLVRYIYIDDSVASLEDGRLTVDATKVDPLSRLGGIQFGLFGDVISVPRPK, from the coding sequence ATGATCGTCGATCTTTCTTCTCTCTCGCCCAATCAGGTCTATCATACGTTCACGCAAACGCTCATTCCGCGTCCGGTCGCCTGGGTGCTTTCGGATAACGGCGACGGCTCACACAACCTCGCTCCGTTCTCGTACTTTACGGGCGTCTCAAGCGCTCCGCCGATTCTCATGATCTCGGTCGGCAAGAAGCCCGACGGCAGTATTAAAGACACGTGGCGCAACGTCGATGAGCGCGGTCATTTCGTCGTTCATATCGCGCATCGCGAGCTTGCGAAGCCCGTTTCGGATTCGGCTGCCAGCCTGCCCCATGGCGAGTCGGAGCTCAAACAACTGCAGCTTGAGACCGTTCCTTTTGAAGAAGGCATCAGTCCTTTACCCCGGCTAAAAGACTGTCGTATCGCCTTCGTTTGCGAAAAAGAACGCATCATCGAAATCGGTAACGTTCCTCAGGGCCTCATCTTCGGGCTGGTGCGTTATATCTACATCGACGATTCCGTCGCCTCGCTTGAAGACGGTCGCCTCACCGTCGATGCGACGAAGGTCGATCCGCTTTCGCGACTGGGCGGAATTCAATTCGGCCTTTTCGGAGACGTCATCTCCGTACCACGGCCGAAGTGA